From the Polyangiaceae bacterium genome, one window contains:
- a CDS encoding PQQ-binding-like beta-propeller repeat protein, translating into MPIHRCFDSGYARRTEAPISLAPPHALLSERGIEGAWWTPSYDGVRLFLGRPGLDVTARNPETWELLWSRAVPADDPNLPVEGVTLLLDGGSLVVGGESGLTVVDPEDGSTLSEHAIEAFNLSGAIAHGDLIVAELLADDAFHLAGFDLSRGALRYQRPLSGPVRFLTADRERVFVARPSDVTAYATQDGEELWRFAAGTAGVGRCDGRAVSMEDVLLVPARDPQHLLALDAATGEERWRRRGVVGHGRCFAGDVDGIVWHVWDTVAQIRASDGAVLREAPVASALREREIHTLHTLPVVSDTHLYVAGDRNIAAIRKDDLTIEWSFRSGEPLVPATGLVAMAGLLFVVTMDRHLFVLR; encoded by the coding sequence ATGCCGATCCATCGCTGTTTCGACTCTGGCTACGCACGCCGCACCGAGGCCCCGATCTCCCTCGCTCCTCCCCACGCACTCCTGAGCGAGCGCGGCATCGAGGGCGCGTGGTGGACGCCGTCCTACGATGGCGTTCGGCTCTTCCTCGGGCGCCCCGGGCTCGACGTGACGGCCCGGAACCCTGAGACCTGGGAGCTACTCTGGTCGCGCGCCGTTCCTGCCGACGACCCGAACCTTCCGGTCGAGGGCGTCACCCTCCTTCTCGACGGCGGCTCGCTCGTCGTGGGAGGGGAGAGCGGTCTGACGGTGGTCGATCCGGAGGACGGCTCCACGCTCTCCGAGCACGCCATCGAGGCCTTCAATCTCTCCGGGGCGATCGCCCACGGCGACCTCATCGTGGCCGAGTTGCTCGCGGACGACGCCTTCCACCTCGCGGGCTTCGACCTGTCCCGCGGCGCCCTGCGATACCAACGTCCGCTATCGGGGCCCGTGCGGTTCCTCACCGCCGACCGCGAGCGCGTCTTCGTCGCCCGCCCCTCCGACGTCACCGCCTACGCCACGCAGGACGGGGAGGAGCTGTGGCGTTTCGCTGCCGGAACCGCGGGTGTCGGTCGCTGCGACGGACGCGCGGTCAGCATGGAGGACGTGCTCCTCGTCCCTGCCCGGGATCCGCAGCATCTCCTCGCGCTCGACGCAGCGACCGGTGAGGAGCGATGGCGCCGCCGCGGAGTCGTTGGCCATGGCCGTTGTTTCGCGGGCGACGTCGACGGCATCGTCTGGCACGTCTGGGACACGGTCGCTCAGATCCGGGCGAGCGATGGGGCGGTGCTCCGCGAGGCCCCCGTTGCCTCGGCGCTGAGGGAGCGCGAGATCCACACCCTGCACACGCTCCCCGTCGTCTCCGACACGCACCTCTACGTCGCGGGCGACCGAAACATCGCTGCCATTCGCAAGGACGACCTCACGATCGAGTGGTCCTTCCGATCGGGGGAGCCACTCGTGCCGGCGACGGGGCTCGTGGCGATGGCCGGCCTCCTCTTCGTGGTGACGATGGACCGCCACCTCTTCGTTCTTCGCTGA
- a CDS encoding SUMF1/EgtB/PvdO family nonheme iron enzyme: protein MASGSRFALKPAFAVKLDSYCIDLTEVTVAQYLQCSEAGKCKRPGTSVRWPEITPKQKQVYSQACNAGDPSRKQHPINCVDFFMAERYCEKRGARLPTEAEWEYATRGPDGRVYPWGDEAPTPLHLNACGSECVAWTESRGEAAWPLYAADDGYATTAPVGSFPKGNSRFGPRDVAGNVWEWVADWHGPYTASEKVNPAGPREGERKVIRGGAFNGSQAGWLRPSFRYAQEPSALSHGIGFRCARNFGS from the coding sequence TTGGCTTCGGGTTCTCGTTTCGCCCTGAAGCCCGCGTTTGCGGTGAAGCTCGACAGCTACTGCATCGACCTCACGGAGGTGACCGTGGCGCAGTACCTGCAGTGCTCCGAAGCGGGGAAGTGCAAGCGACCGGGGACCAGCGTGCGTTGGCCGGAGATCACGCCCAAGCAAAAACAGGTGTACTCACAAGCTTGCAACGCCGGGGATCCGAGCCGCAAGCAGCATCCCATCAACTGCGTCGACTTCTTCATGGCAGAGCGCTACTGCGAGAAGCGTGGCGCACGCTTGCCGACCGAAGCGGAGTGGGAGTACGCAACGCGGGGGCCGGACGGGCGCGTGTACCCCTGGGGCGATGAAGCACCCACGCCGCTGCACCTCAACGCCTGCGGCAGCGAATGCGTGGCGTGGACGGAGAGCCGTGGCGAGGCAGCGTGGCCGCTGTACGCTGCGGACGACGGCTATGCCACCACAGCGCCCGTGGGGTCGTTTCCCAAGGGCAACTCGCGCTTTGGACCGCGGGACGTGGCGGGCAACGTTTGGGAGTGGGTGGCGGATTGGCATGGTCCCTACACGGCCTCGGAGAAAGTGAATCCAGCGGGGCCGCGGGAAGGCGAGCGCAAAGTCATCCGCGGCGGCGCTTTCAATGGCAGCCAAGCGGGCTGGCTGCGTCCGAGCTTTCGCTACGCTCAAGAGCCCAGCGCGCTTTCCCACGGCATCGGTTTTCGCTGCGCGCGCAACTTCGGCAGCTGA